One Mugil cephalus isolate CIBA_MC_2020 chromosome 8, CIBA_Mcephalus_1.1, whole genome shotgun sequence genomic window carries:
- the kmt5ab gene encoding lysine methyltransferase 5Ab isoform X1, with protein sequence MYSEQPEDTEGISKRHPVVFGFLFCKLKWQKTDTKENKPATNEKIRGLCSPSKPRSPLSDGSSMLIQEGNDSDVTNTNTSRLKKDVPTETKSDSCESKEQQPDMPSLSQGKSEQTNDKLEQSESTRPTGSKASAPKSRNRTGRKAGAKKTENKPSQNRKVTDYYPIRRSNRKTKSELKNEEHSHIDDLIKNGTEEGMQVKHMEAKGRGVFAVKSFKKGDFVVEYHGDLLDLAEAKTREAKYAQNPETGCYMYYFQYQSKTYCVDATQETKRLGRLINHSKNGNCQTRLHPIDGTPHLILVASRDIEAEEELLYDYGDRSKDSILAHPWLKS encoded by the exons ATGTACAGTGAGCAGCCCGAGGACACTGAGGGCATTTCTAAGAGACACCCCGTCGTCTTTGGATTTTTATTCTGCAAATTGAAATGGcaaaag actgacacaaaagaaaacaagccaGCAACTAACGAG AAAATCAGAGGTCTGTGCAGTCCAAGCAAACCTAGATCCCCTTTGAGTGACGGTTCAAGTATGTTGATCCAGGAAGGAAATGATTCTGATGTAACTAATACAAACACATCACGGCTAAAAAAAG ACGTACCCACTGAAACTAAATCTGACAGCTGTGAATCCAAAGAACAGCAACCTGACATGCCTAGTCTTAGTCAAGGGAAAAGCGAGCAAACTAATGACAAACTGGAGCAAAGTGAGTCCACCAGGCCAACAGGCAGCAAAGCTTCAGCACCTAAGTCTCGGAATAGAACTGGTCGCAAAGCTGGAGCGAAGAA GACGGAGAACAAACCTTCCCAAAACAGAAAGGTCACAGACTATTATCCCATCAGACGGAgtaatagaaaaacaaaatcagaattAAAG AATGAAGAGCACAGTCACATCGATGACCTGATCAAGAATGGCACCGAGGAAGGAATGCAG GTCAAACACATGGAAGCAAAAGGGAGAGGAGTGTTTGCTGTGAAGAGTTTCAAGAAGGGAGACTTTGTTGTGGAGTACCACGGAGACCTGCTGGATCTGGCCGAAGCTAAAACAAGAGAGGCCAAATACGCTCAGAATCCCGAAACTGGCTGTTACATGTACTACTTCCAGTATCAATCTAAAACCTACTG TGTAGACGCAACACAGGAAACAAAGCGTCTTGGGAGACTGATCAACCACAGTAAGAACGGAAACTGCCAGACCAGACTTCACCCCATCGATGGAACCCCTCATCTGATCCTGGTGGCTTCCAGAGATATcgaagcagaggaagagctgctgtACGACTACGGCGACCGGAGCAAAGATTCAATCTTGGCACACCCCTGGCTCAAATCCTGA
- the kmt5ab gene encoding lysine methyltransferase 5Ab isoform X3, with amino-acid sequence MYSEQPEDTEGISKRHPVVFGFLFCKLKWQKKIRGLCSPSKPRSPLSDGSSMLIQEGNDSDVTNTNTSRLKKDVPTETKSDSCESKEQQPDMPSLSQGKSEQTNDKLEQSESTRPTGSKASAPKSRNRTGRKAGAKKTENKPSQNRKVTDYYPIRRSNRKTKSELKNEEHSHIDDLIKNGTEEGMQVKHMEAKGRGVFAVKSFKKGDFVVEYHGDLLDLAEAKTREAKYAQNPETGCYMYYFQYQSKTYCVDATQETKRLGRLINHSKNGNCQTRLHPIDGTPHLILVASRDIEAEEELLYDYGDRSKDSILAHPWLKS; translated from the exons ATGTACAGTGAGCAGCCCGAGGACACTGAGGGCATTTCTAAGAGACACCCCGTCGTCTTTGGATTTTTATTCTGCAAATTGAAATGGcaaaag AAAATCAGAGGTCTGTGCAGTCCAAGCAAACCTAGATCCCCTTTGAGTGACGGTTCAAGTATGTTGATCCAGGAAGGAAATGATTCTGATGTAACTAATACAAACACATCACGGCTAAAAAAAG ACGTACCCACTGAAACTAAATCTGACAGCTGTGAATCCAAAGAACAGCAACCTGACATGCCTAGTCTTAGTCAAGGGAAAAGCGAGCAAACTAATGACAAACTGGAGCAAAGTGAGTCCACCAGGCCAACAGGCAGCAAAGCTTCAGCACCTAAGTCTCGGAATAGAACTGGTCGCAAAGCTGGAGCGAAGAA GACGGAGAACAAACCTTCCCAAAACAGAAAGGTCACAGACTATTATCCCATCAGACGGAgtaatagaaaaacaaaatcagaattAAAG AATGAAGAGCACAGTCACATCGATGACCTGATCAAGAATGGCACCGAGGAAGGAATGCAG GTCAAACACATGGAAGCAAAAGGGAGAGGAGTGTTTGCTGTGAAGAGTTTCAAGAAGGGAGACTTTGTTGTGGAGTACCACGGAGACCTGCTGGATCTGGCCGAAGCTAAAACAAGAGAGGCCAAATACGCTCAGAATCCCGAAACTGGCTGTTACATGTACTACTTCCAGTATCAATCTAAAACCTACTG TGTAGACGCAACACAGGAAACAAAGCGTCTTGGGAGACTGATCAACCACAGTAAGAACGGAAACTGCCAGACCAGACTTCACCCCATCGATGGAACCCCTCATCTGATCCTGGTGGCTTCCAGAGATATcgaagcagaggaagagctgctgtACGACTACGGCGACCGGAGCAAAGATTCAATCTTGGCACACCCCTGGCTCAAATCCTGA
- the mtrfr gene encoding mitochondrial translation release factor in rescue produces the protein MSGLVPLVSCIYGVSSRLIWRGPSSISPLLRRVPAGLSSVLAVGKKDLIDLPVLIEDELEEQFVRGSGPGGQATNKTSNCVVLKHIPTGIVVKCHQTRSVDINRKRAREILREKLDVATKGELSEVLVKKKESVVRKQEKRKKANENLERKRQFKEALTSESKPGNDII, from the exons ATGTCCGGCCTTGTTCCACTCGTCAGCTGTATCTACGGTGTGTCCAGTCGGCTCATATGGAGAGGTCCTTCAAGTATCTCTCCGCTGTTAAGGCGGGTTCCTGCTGGTCTGTCAAGTGTTTTGGCAGTCGGTAAAAAGGATCTGATAGATCTTCCTGTCCTGATTGAGGATGAGCTTGAAGAGCAGTTTGTAAGAggatctggacctggaggacAGGCCACCAACAAAACCAGCAACTGCGTGGTGTTGAAGCACATCCCTACTGGGATTGTAGTTAAG TGCCACCAGACGCGATCTGTGGATATAAATCGAAAACGAGCCCGGGAAATCTTGAGAGAGAAGCTTGATGTTGCCACTAAAGGGGAGCTCAGTGAAGTTCttgtgaagaagaaagaatcTGTGGTgagaaagcaagaaaagaggaaaaaagcaaACGAGAATCTGGAGAGGAAAAGGCAATTTAAAGAAGCTTTGACTTCAGAATCCAAACCTGGAAATGACATTATTTAA
- the rilpl2 gene encoding RILP-like protein 2, with product MDFGEESSPALAFEKDAFELTVEDVYDISYVIGRDLLKISSTGEEVSDLQFKIVRVLEMFETLVNKYNLSLEELKMERDNLKGELDRIIKEGASSSGQGTQTAGPNQLVVDLTDPNRPRFTMQELKEVLQERNQLKSQLMVAQEELQLYKSGILPQAEPTMVEVDLEAPSATNISPATINDTKEEKTTIGKLFSFRRK from the exons ATGGACTTTGGTGAAGAGTCGTCGCCCGCTCTGGCTTTCGAGAAGGACGCGTTCGAGCTCACGGTAGAAGATGTGTATGACATTTCTTACGTGATCGGACGAGATTTGTTGAAGATCAGCAGCACGGGCGAAGAAGTGTCAGATCTGCAGTTCAAAATAGTTCGCGTTTTAGAGATGTTTGAGACTTTGGTCAACAAGTACAACTTgtctctggaggagctgaaaaTGGAGCGGGACAACCTAAAGGGTGAACTGGACAGGATCATCAAGGAGGGGGCTTCTTCATCCGGACAGGGCACG CAAACGGCGGGACCCAACCAGCTGGTGGTGGACCTGACGGACCCCAACAGACCACGCTTCACCAtgcaggagctgaaggaggtCCTGCAGGAGAGGAACCAGCTCAAGTCTCAGCTCATGGTGGCTCAAGAGGAGCTGCAGTTGTATAAGAG TGGGATTCTGCCACAGGCTGAACCAACCATGGTGGAGGTGGATCTGGAGGCGCCCTCGGCCACAAACATCAGTCCAGCCACGATAAATGACACGAAAGAGGAGAAGACGACCATAGGCAAACT gttTTCATTCAGAcggaaatga
- the kmt5ab gene encoding lysine methyltransferase 5Ab isoform X2, giving the protein MAKGKKNVLRTNKKPEDTVAHLFTSQTDTKENKPATNEKIRGLCSPSKPRSPLSDGSSMLIQEGNDSDVTNTNTSRLKKDVPTETKSDSCESKEQQPDMPSLSQGKSEQTNDKLEQSESTRPTGSKASAPKSRNRTGRKAGAKKTENKPSQNRKVTDYYPIRRSNRKTKSELKNEEHSHIDDLIKNGTEEGMQVKHMEAKGRGVFAVKSFKKGDFVVEYHGDLLDLAEAKTREAKYAQNPETGCYMYYFQYQSKTYCVDATQETKRLGRLINHSKNGNCQTRLHPIDGTPHLILVASRDIEAEEELLYDYGDRSKDSILAHPWLKS; this is encoded by the exons ATGGcaaaag ggaagaaaaatgtgCTGAGAACCAACAAAAAGCCTGAGGACACTGTTGCACATCTGTTCACTTCACAGactgacacaaaagaaaacaagccaGCAACTAACGAG AAAATCAGAGGTCTGTGCAGTCCAAGCAAACCTAGATCCCCTTTGAGTGACGGTTCAAGTATGTTGATCCAGGAAGGAAATGATTCTGATGTAACTAATACAAACACATCACGGCTAAAAAAAG ACGTACCCACTGAAACTAAATCTGACAGCTGTGAATCCAAAGAACAGCAACCTGACATGCCTAGTCTTAGTCAAGGGAAAAGCGAGCAAACTAATGACAAACTGGAGCAAAGTGAGTCCACCAGGCCAACAGGCAGCAAAGCTTCAGCACCTAAGTCTCGGAATAGAACTGGTCGCAAAGCTGGAGCGAAGAA GACGGAGAACAAACCTTCCCAAAACAGAAAGGTCACAGACTATTATCCCATCAGACGGAgtaatagaaaaacaaaatcagaattAAAG AATGAAGAGCACAGTCACATCGATGACCTGATCAAGAATGGCACCGAGGAAGGAATGCAG GTCAAACACATGGAAGCAAAAGGGAGAGGAGTGTTTGCTGTGAAGAGTTTCAAGAAGGGAGACTTTGTTGTGGAGTACCACGGAGACCTGCTGGATCTGGCCGAAGCTAAAACAAGAGAGGCCAAATACGCTCAGAATCCCGAAACTGGCTGTTACATGTACTACTTCCAGTATCAATCTAAAACCTACTG TGTAGACGCAACACAGGAAACAAAGCGTCTTGGGAGACTGATCAACCACAGTAAGAACGGAAACTGCCAGACCAGACTTCACCCCATCGATGGAACCCCTCATCTGATCCTGGTGGCTTCCAGAGATATcgaagcagaggaagagctgctgtACGACTACGGCGACCGGAGCAAAGATTCAATCTTGGCACACCCCTGGCTCAAATCCTGA